The Cryptosporangium minutisporangium genome window below encodes:
- the sodN gene encoding superoxide dismutase, Ni, with product MRLPRFLAPRTVAHAHCDLPCGVYDPAQARIEAQSVKAIIEKYQANEDPVFRTRAILIKEQRSELVKHHLWVLWTDYFKPPHFEKYPQLHTLFNEATKLAGAAGGKGTLDVAVADQLLGKIDEIAEIFWETKKA from the coding sequence ATGCGGTTGCCGCGCTTCCTTGCGCCGCGCACTGTCGCACATGCCCACTGCGACCTGCCCTGCGGCGTCTACGACCCGGCCCAGGCCCGGATCGAGGCGCAGTCGGTGAAGGCGATCATCGAGAAGTACCAGGCCAACGAGGACCCGGTGTTCCGCACTCGGGCCATCCTCATCAAGGAGCAGCGGTCGGAGCTCGTCAAGCACCACCTGTGGGTGCTGTGGACGGACTACTTCAAGCCGCCGCACTTCGAGAAGTACCCGCAGCTGCACACCCTGTTCAACGAGGCCACCAAGCTGGCCGGCGCAGCCGGCGGCAAGGGCACGCTGGACGTCGCGGTCGCCGACCAGCTTCTCGGCAAGATCGACGAGATCGCCGAGATCTTCTGGGAGACCAAGAAGGCGTGA
- a CDS encoding alkane 1-monooxygenase: MTTETSRATWRDGRRYLWPSAIMVPILPFLSYGIVSQTGVEGWWWLTPGLVFVLIPLVDMVGGDDVGNPPEDAAKTLQADRYYRWLTYLYLPLQLGGLVLGSWQWQQGDLGWVGLLGILVSVGTVNGIAINAAHELGHKRENLERWLSKIALAPTAYGHFYVEHNRGHHTRVATPEDPASSRLGETFWRFWPRTVWGSLQSAWHLESSRFTLRKRNPWTWRNDVLNAWVMTLVLFVALTVAFGPGLIPFLIAQAVLGFSFLEVVNYLEHYGLRRERVGSRYEKVDEQHSWNSNRLVTNMFLYQLQRHSDHHANPIRRYQILRTFDTSPQLPAGYATMIVVALFPPLWHRIMDPRVIAHYDGDLDRANLHAPARARLLARYGPRPGGQLAADTP, encoded by the coding sequence ATGACGACCGAAACCAGCAGAGCCACGTGGCGCGACGGTCGCCGGTACCTGTGGCCGTCGGCCATCATGGTTCCGATCCTTCCGTTCTTGAGCTACGGGATCGTGTCGCAGACCGGCGTCGAGGGCTGGTGGTGGCTCACGCCCGGCCTGGTCTTCGTCCTGATCCCGCTGGTCGACATGGTCGGCGGTGACGACGTCGGAAACCCGCCGGAGGACGCCGCGAAGACGCTGCAGGCCGACCGGTACTACCGCTGGCTCACCTACCTCTACCTGCCGCTCCAGCTCGGCGGGCTGGTACTCGGGTCCTGGCAGTGGCAACAGGGCGACCTCGGCTGGGTCGGCCTGCTCGGCATCCTGGTCTCGGTCGGCACCGTCAACGGGATCGCGATCAACGCCGCCCACGAACTCGGCCACAAGCGGGAGAACCTGGAGCGCTGGCTCTCCAAGATCGCGCTCGCGCCGACCGCGTACGGGCACTTCTACGTCGAGCACAACCGCGGGCACCACACCCGGGTGGCGACGCCGGAGGACCCGGCCAGCTCCCGGCTGGGCGAGACGTTCTGGCGCTTCTGGCCCCGCACGGTGTGGGGCAGCCTGCAATCGGCGTGGCACCTGGAGAGCAGCCGATTCACGTTACGGAAGCGCAACCCCTGGACCTGGCGCAACGACGTGCTCAACGCCTGGGTGATGACGCTGGTGCTGTTCGTCGCGCTCACCGTCGCGTTCGGACCCGGGCTGATCCCGTTCCTGATCGCCCAGGCAGTGCTCGGCTTCTCGTTCCTGGAGGTCGTCAACTACCTGGAGCATTACGGGCTGCGGCGGGAGCGCGTCGGCTCGCGCTACGAGAAGGTGGACGAGCAGCACAGCTGGAACTCCAACCGGCTGGTCACCAACATGTTCCTCTACCAACTGCAGCGGCACAGCGACCACCATGCGAACCCGATCCGGCGCTACCAGATCCTCCGCACGTTCGACACCTCGCCGCAGCTTCCGGCGGGCTATGCCACGATGATCGTCGTGGCGCTCTTCCCTCCGCTCTGGCACCGGATCATGGATCCGCGGGTGATCGCCCACTACGACGGTGACCTCGACCGGGCCAACCTGCACGCGCCCGCCCGCGCTCGCCTGCTCGCCCGGTACGGCCCCCGGCCCGGCGGTCAGCTCGCGGCGGACACTCCTTGA
- a CDS encoding NADP-dependent malic enzyme → MSALPIDPSAPEDIAAAPDPVFAAHRGGKMEIAATIPLAGRDDLSIAYTPGVARVCSAIAAEPALFDEFTWASRTVAVVTDGTAVLGLGNIGPKAAMPVMEGKAVLFKKFGGIDAIPICLATTDPEEIVETVVRLAPSFGGINLEDISAPRCFAVEAMLAERLDIPVFHDDQHGTAVVATAALQNAARLTGRALADLRVVVSGAGAAGVAVTKMLLAAGVGDIAVADSKGIIHLGRSNLTPVKSELAAITNKNGITGSLEDALKGADVFIGLSAGKVPESAVATMAPDSFIFAMANPDPEVHPDVAHKYAAVVATGRSDYPNQINNVLAFPGIFRGALDVRATAITEGMKLAAAEALAAVVASELRADHIIPSPFDPRVAPAVAAAVAAAARKDGVARL, encoded by the coding sequence GTGAGCGCCCTACCCATCGATCCCTCCGCCCCGGAGGACATCGCCGCCGCCCCAGACCCTGTTTTCGCCGCTCACCGTGGCGGCAAGATGGAGATCGCCGCAACGATCCCGCTCGCCGGCCGCGACGACCTCTCGATCGCGTACACGCCCGGCGTCGCCAGGGTCTGCAGCGCGATCGCCGCCGAGCCGGCCCTCTTCGACGAGTTCACCTGGGCGTCCCGCACGGTCGCCGTGGTGACCGACGGCACCGCCGTGCTCGGGCTGGGCAACATCGGCCCCAAAGCGGCGATGCCGGTGATGGAGGGCAAGGCGGTGCTCTTCAAGAAGTTCGGCGGCATCGACGCGATCCCGATCTGCCTCGCGACCACCGATCCCGAGGAGATCGTCGAGACCGTCGTCCGCCTGGCGCCCTCGTTCGGCGGCATCAATCTGGAGGACATCAGCGCGCCGCGGTGCTTCGCGGTCGAGGCGATGCTGGCCGAGCGTCTGGACATCCCAGTGTTCCACGACGACCAGCACGGCACCGCGGTCGTCGCCACCGCCGCGCTCCAGAACGCGGCCAGACTCACCGGCCGAGCGCTCGCTGACCTCCGGGTCGTCGTCTCCGGGGCCGGCGCCGCCGGTGTCGCGGTGACGAAGATGCTGCTCGCCGCTGGTGTCGGTGACATCGCGGTGGCCGACTCGAAGGGCATCATCCACCTCGGCCGCAGCAACCTCACCCCGGTCAAGAGCGAGCTGGCCGCGATCACCAACAAGAACGGCATCACCGGTTCGCTGGAGGACGCGCTCAAGGGCGCCGACGTGTTCATCGGGCTCTCCGCCGGCAAGGTGCCCGAGTCGGCGGTGGCGACGATGGCGCCGGACAGCTTCATCTTCGCGATGGCCAACCCCGACCCCGAGGTGCACCCGGACGTCGCGCACAAGTACGCCGCGGTGGTGGCCACCGGTCGCAGCGACTATCCGAACCAGATCAACAACGTGCTCGCGTTCCCGGGCATCTTCCGTGGCGCGCTCGACGTCCGGGCGACCGCGATCACCGAAGGCATGAAGCTGGCGGCCGCGGAGGCGCTCGCTGCGGTGGTGGCGTCGGAACTGCGCGCCGACCACATCATCCCGAGTCCGTTCGACCCCCGGGTCGCGCCCGCCGTCGCGGCAGCGGTCGCCGCCGCGGCCCGCAAAGACGGAGTCGCCCGGCTCTGA
- a CDS encoding histidine phosphatase family protein, with amino-acid sequence MEAADAAVPSDHSALYLVRHGETEWSKSGQHTSRTDLPLTEVGEAAAVALRPLLVELLGNRAPALALSSPMKRAKHTAELAGISVQIDDDLREVDYGRYEGITTPQIREQDPGWTVWTGAVPDGETAEQAGHRVDRVLERVRSALPDGHVVLFAHGHILRVLTARWLGLPASEGRLFALSTATVSVLDTEHGRPVVRRWNLPASWS; translated from the coding sequence GTGGAGGCGGCCGACGCTGCCGTTCCGTCCGACCACTCCGCGCTCTACCTGGTTCGCCACGGGGAGACCGAGTGGTCGAAGTCGGGACAGCACACGAGCCGGACCGACCTCCCGTTGACCGAGGTCGGCGAGGCCGCAGCCGTCGCACTGCGGCCGCTGCTGGTGGAGCTGCTCGGGAACCGAGCACCGGCGCTCGCCCTCTCCAGCCCGATGAAGCGCGCCAAGCACACCGCCGAGCTGGCCGGCATCTCCGTGCAGATCGACGACGACCTGCGTGAAGTGGACTACGGCCGGTACGAGGGCATCACGACGCCGCAGATCCGCGAGCAGGACCCGGGCTGGACCGTCTGGACCGGCGCAGTACCCGACGGGGAGACCGCCGAACAGGCGGGCCACCGCGTCGACCGGGTGCTGGAGCGGGTGCGGAGTGCACTGCCGGACGGGCACGTCGTCCTCTTCGCGCACGGCCACATCCTGCGGGTGCTCACCGCCCGTTGGCTCGGACTGCCCGCCTCCGAGGGCAGGCTGTTCGCGCTGAGCACCGCGACCGTGAGCGTCCTGGACACCGAGCACGGCCGCCCGGTCGTACGTCGGTGGAACCTGCCCGCGAGCTGGTCGTGA
- a CDS encoding cell division protein CrgA, producing MTAAGNQGPYAATGRQPSPPWLGALTSGLTFLGAAWLLAYTLLEVPPLEALGAWNYVGIVGLVVVVTLLGKVWHGADYVRPTRTSRV from the coding sequence ATGACCGCAGCGGGAAACCAGGGACCGTACGCCGCGACCGGACGCCAGCCGTCCCCTCCGTGGCTGGGCGCGCTCACCAGCGGGCTGACGTTCCTCGGTGCGGCGTGGCTACTCGCTTACACGCTGCTGGAGGTGCCGCCGCTGGAGGCACTGGGCGCCTGGAACTACGTCGGCATCGTGGGGCTGGTCGTCGTGGTCACCCTGCTGGGGAAGGTCTGGCACGGTGCCGACTACGTCCGCCCCACCCGCACGTCCAGGGTCTGA
- a CDS encoding S26 family signal peptidase, translated as MAQPGAAPTPSEPGTAAERSLGRSRWVHILVSGPSMVPTLKHGDHILVRRTGRIRAGDVVVGAFPTRPDLLVVKRAVRRVGGGWWLASDNEAVADDSRRYGPAEVYGRVVARCWPLRRIGILTRTDLAETQ; from the coding sequence ATGGCCCAGCCGGGCGCCGCACCCACCCCGTCGGAACCCGGAACGGCAGCGGAGCGGTCGCTCGGACGCTCGCGGTGGGTGCACATCCTGGTCAGCGGTCCGTCGATGGTGCCGACGTTGAAACACGGCGACCACATCCTGGTGCGCCGGACCGGCCGCATCCGCGCGGGTGACGTCGTCGTCGGTGCGTTCCCCACCCGCCCTGACCTGCTCGTCGTCAAGCGGGCCGTCCGCCGGGTCGGTGGCGGCTGGTGGCTGGCGTCGGACAACGAGGCGGTCGCCGACGACTCGCGTCGGTACGGTCCGGCCGAGGTCTACGGGCGCGTTGTGGCACGCTGCTGGCCGCTCCGCCGCATCGGTATTCTGACCAGGACGGATCTCGCCGAGACCCAGTGA
- a CDS encoding SigB/SigF/SigG family RNA polymerase sigma factor produces the protein MTSARRPGSASRNPSSDPVVRPARRRAGRSEPTQHDPSRVPVPAGPVDDRTTDEGPTDERPPLRRAPLRRQASVADSTDSGDTSDVVLTGAERDRYASHELFRRLQACVPGSPEWRTHRDELVRRHLPLAHYLVRRFAGRGEPMDDLIQVATIGLIKAVDRFDLERGVEFSTYATPTVVGEVKRHFRDRGWAIRVPRRMQEHTLAVSRATGDLFGRLSRSPTIAELAGYTQLTEEEVLEAIGSAHAYTTVSLDVELADDSPGGAAHPAAGDAQAALENVEHRASLRPLLSRLTPRERQILALRFFANMTQSEIAAEIGVSQMHVSRLLSRTLAHLREGLGHAE, from the coding sequence GTGACCAGCGCGAGACGCCCGGGTTCCGCGAGCCGCAACCCGTCCTCGGACCCGGTGGTGCGTCCAGCCCGTCGTCGGGCCGGACGGAGCGAACCGACCCAGCACGACCCGTCCCGGGTGCCCGTTCCGGCCGGTCCGGTCGACGACCGCACCACCGACGAGGGGCCGACCGACGAGCGCCCGCCGCTGCGACGCGCGCCGCTGCGACGCCAGGCGTCGGTGGCCGACTCGACCGACTCCGGCGACACGTCCGACGTCGTGCTCACCGGGGCGGAGCGAGACCGCTACGCCTCCCATGAGCTGTTCCGGCGCCTGCAGGCCTGCGTGCCCGGCAGCCCGGAGTGGCGGACGCATCGGGACGAGCTGGTCCGCCGTCATCTGCCGCTCGCGCACTACCTGGTGCGGCGGTTCGCCGGGCGCGGCGAGCCGATGGACGACCTGATCCAGGTCGCCACGATCGGGCTGATCAAGGCCGTGGACCGCTTCGACCTCGAACGCGGGGTCGAATTCTCCACATATGCGACCCCGACCGTCGTCGGCGAAGTCAAACGCCACTTCCGCGACCGCGGCTGGGCGATCCGCGTTCCCCGGCGCATGCAGGAGCACACGCTGGCGGTCTCCCGGGCGACCGGCGACCTGTTCGGCCGACTGTCTCGGTCCCCCACGATCGCGGAGCTCGCCGGGTACACCCAGTTGACCGAGGAAGAGGTCCTGGAGGCGATCGGATCCGCGCACGCCTACACGACCGTTTCGCTCGACGTCGAGCTGGCCGACGATTCCCCCGGCGGCGCCGCCCACCCGGCGGCCGGGGATGCGCAGGCCGCACTGGAGAACGTCGAGCACCGGGCGTCGTTGCGGCCGCTGCTCAGCCGGCTCACCCCGCGCGAGCGGCAGATCCTCGCGCTCCGATTCTTCGCGAACATGACCCAATCGGAAATTGCGGCAGAGATCGGCGTCTCACAGATGCACGTGTCCCGGTTGCTCAGCCGGACGTTGGCACACTTGCGTGAGGGTCTGGGGCACGCAGAGTAG